The following are encoded together in the Rhizobium sp. SSA_523 genome:
- a CDS encoding Xaa-Pro peptidase family protein has product MTALTSSHLTPSFQSDQRFERLLDGFRPSFEFEPVGPLPESEFVDRLRRIRREAVVAGHDVILIHADSIGSYKVSNSYLRYVCDWAREGVLVIPTDDDQPLTLFSIFSSSVLLPPAGEPVLVEDIWQVGTWGRETYNRPGKTVDKVSDAVAAFLEKNKLSSAQIGIIGDATSTGYWNGLKTRLPKSAFVPAEPIIDRMQKVRSPKEQAVVRAAAQLASIGIEAAYHVIKPGVTDFEIYAAFTYAQMSRGGETGDGYQIGINRYGTHCGKPYGHIVRDGDLINLYISAVIYQGYTAQIARMIAVGEITDKQEDVLQMCVDGVEKAAALVKPGTLISDVANASFEPYISRGYLTSAESRTMPYNWVSEDDGKPRLIPRKHVVDEDWERQGRKLMHVYPATLGPHNPNVGHSVSMQKFPPYNIQSNNHDTLEEGMTFVLHSQWLEPEVAGCNVGDCYLVTADGHENLSHHTPLAPYRVKA; this is encoded by the coding sequence ATGACAGCCTTGACCTCATCCCACCTCACGCCTTCCTTCCAATCCGATCAACGGTTCGAACGACTTCTCGACGGGTTCAGGCCTTCCTTCGAATTCGAGCCGGTCGGCCCCTTGCCGGAAAGCGAGTTCGTCGATCGGCTGCGGCGCATTCGCCGTGAGGCTGTGGTCGCGGGCCACGATGTCATCCTGATCCATGCCGATTCGATCGGCTCCTATAAGGTGTCGAATTCCTATCTTCGCTATGTTTGCGACTGGGCGCGCGAAGGCGTGCTGGTCATCCCGACCGATGACGACCAGCCGCTGACGCTGTTTTCGATATTCAGCAGTTCGGTACTGCTTCCGCCGGCCGGCGAGCCGGTGCTGGTGGAAGATATTTGGCAGGTCGGCACCTGGGGGCGCGAAACCTATAACCGCCCCGGCAAGACCGTCGACAAGGTGAGCGATGCTGTCGCGGCCTTTCTGGAAAAGAACAAGCTTTCCTCGGCGCAGATCGGCATCATCGGCGATGCCACCTCGACCGGCTACTGGAACGGGCTCAAGACCAGATTGCCGAAAAGCGCCTTCGTGCCGGCCGAGCCGATCATCGACCGGATGCAGAAGGTCCGCTCGCCAAAGGAACAGGCGGTGGTGCGAGCTGCCGCGCAACTGGCCAGCATCGGCATCGAGGCGGCCTATCACGTCATCAAGCCGGGCGTGACCGATTTCGAGATCTATGCCGCTTTCACCTATGCGCAGATGTCAAGGGGCGGCGAGACCGGCGATGGTTACCAGATCGGCATCAACCGCTATGGCACCCATTGCGGCAAGCCCTATGGCCATATCGTGCGCGATGGCGATCTCATCAACCTTTACATTTCCGCCGTGATCTATCAGGGCTACACAGCCCAGATCGCCCGGATGATCGCGGTCGGCGAAATTACCGACAAGCAGGAGGACGTCCTGCAGATGTGCGTCGACGGCGTTGAAAAGGCCGCCGCGCTGGTCAAGCCCGGCACACTGATTTCCGACGTCGCCAACGCCTCCTTCGAACCTTATATCAGCCGTGGCTACCTGACATCCGCAGAAAGTCGCACCATGCCCTATAACTGGGTGTCGGAGGATGACGGCAAGCCTCGCCTCATTCCCCGCAAGCATGTGGTGGACGAGGACTGGGAGCGCCAGGGCCGCAAGCTGATGCATGTCTATCCCGCCACGCTCGGGCCGCATAATCCGAATGTCGGACATTCGGTGTCCATGCAGAAATTCCCGCCCTACAACATCCAGTCCAACAATCATGACACGCTGGAGGAGGGCATGACCTTCGTGCTGCATTCGCAATGGCTGGAGCCGGAAGTGGCCGGCTGCAATGTCGGCGATTGCTATCTCGTCACAGCCGACGGCCACGAAAACCTCAGCCATCACACGCCGCTTGCCCCCTACCGGGTCAAAGCCTGA
- a CDS encoding M48 family metallopeptidase, which yields MTDAQATTDTARRRIPPALISGFWLILLPLALAGFGIWQLDRSVDARQAVQANVQDITRSLDEIRPIAADAPGTMIRFEGGRSFPASMAVAQLENALGETELVQTVAEIRHPFAYVTIAGGVLALLGGAVGLLGSSLAGLSARRSRDQLVRSFTWLRITLPFFLAAVMLGLGFAGVGATVFETLTLPFWGNLSGNAVKLGLIGIILAGVALYCAITAVRGLRRVFALVEPEPIIERARVVTEHEAPALWTFVRNLATRMEAGAPDTIVVGLTSGFYVTESRLLLLPEERLIEGRTLHMPAPMLELLDTAEIAAIVGHELAHFAGEDTRYSQRFVPIYSSLQRSLDALYRADINGDFGIAAGLRLGYHALSRFDTAVAHWSRLREFEADRHGSAVSGTGGAASALVRVHIADPCVHFVLNDAFRGNEGLGPDLVAAIASVAANQGFVDPAAHLEDRQAHPTDSHPPTIQRIQALGVSVDDTLLSHATRRPDPGMASFGRRAFPSWDQLCRELSADFLRNASAVRTEYREELKTAAAGVTEPELVVHENTGPMAGAMIFIIVLFGVFLACTYLFPYEMGFGGNESHRAILTGVLGFGMLLCLAAVVFYRRRAARPLMVFTPEFLRSPWLSEPVRWDAVNGYQVYASTRFALQLYLDPNEPLPSRTRFSFYNKVKPKRHMIELDAIGIRGMKADAFSDLVGRYLVAAHARRALQEQGLDAVAVEASPRTAGEGLTRGQPSPV from the coding sequence ATGACCGATGCGCAAGCGACCACCGACACAGCCAGGCGCCGCATACCGCCGGCCTTGATATCAGGCTTCTGGCTGATCCTGCTGCCGCTGGCGCTTGCCGGGTTCGGCATTTGGCAGCTGGATCGGTCCGTCGACGCCAGACAGGCGGTTCAAGCCAATGTACAGGACATCACCCGCTCACTCGATGAAATCCGCCCGATTGCGGCCGACGCGCCGGGAACGATGATCCGCTTTGAAGGCGGGCGTTCTTTCCCGGCCTCGATGGCCGTTGCGCAGCTGGAAAATGCGCTTGGTGAGACCGAGCTTGTCCAGACCGTCGCAGAAATCCGGCATCCCTTTGCCTATGTCACGATAGCCGGGGGAGTCCTTGCCTTGCTGGGCGGCGCGGTCGGCCTGCTTGGATCAAGCCTTGCCGGCCTCTCGGCGCGCCGCTCGCGCGACCAGCTGGTGCGCAGTTTCACCTGGCTGAGGATCACGCTGCCGTTCTTCCTGGCTGCCGTCATGCTCGGCCTTGGCTTTGCAGGCGTCGGCGCCACCGTCTTCGAAACCCTGACGCTGCCATTCTGGGGCAATCTCTCAGGCAATGCCGTAAAACTGGGGCTGATCGGCATCATCCTCGCCGGCGTCGCGCTGTATTGCGCCATCACCGCCGTCCGCGGCTTGCGCCGCGTCTTCGCGCTGGTGGAGCCGGAGCCGATCATAGAAAGGGCGCGTGTCGTGACCGAGCACGAGGCGCCTGCGCTCTGGACATTCGTCCGCAATCTGGCGACACGCATGGAGGCCGGCGCGCCGGACACCATCGTCGTCGGCCTGACCAGCGGCTTCTACGTGACCGAGAGCCGGCTTCTGCTTCTTCCCGAGGAGCGGCTGATCGAGGGGCGGACCCTGCACATGCCGGCCCCTATGCTGGAGCTTCTCGACACCGCCGAGATCGCAGCCATTGTCGGCCACGAGCTTGCGCATTTTGCAGGCGAGGATACCCGGTATTCGCAGCGCTTCGTGCCGATCTATTCCAGCCTGCAGCGTTCGCTGGACGCACTCTACCGGGCTGATATCAATGGTGATTTTGGCATCGCCGCGGGCCTTCGCCTCGGTTACCACGCCCTGTCCCGCTTTGATACCGCTGTTGCCCATTGGAGCCGGCTGCGCGAGTTCGAAGCGGATCGCCACGGCAGCGCGGTCAGCGGCACAGGCGGTGCCGCGTCCGCGCTGGTGCGCGTCCATATTGCCGACCCTTGTGTGCATTTTGTCTTGAACGATGCCTTTCGCGGAAATGAGGGGCTTGGGCCGGATCTTGTTGCGGCCATCGCGAGTGTGGCCGCCAATCAAGGCTTTGTCGATCCGGCCGCGCATCTGGAAGACCGCCAGGCCCACCCGACCGATAGCCACCCTCCGACGATCCAGCGCATCCAGGCGCTCGGCGTTTCAGTTGATGACACGCTCCTTTCGCATGCGACCCGACGCCCTGATCCAGGCATGGCATCTTTCGGCAGACGGGCATTCCCGTCCTGGGATCAGCTTTGCCGCGAACTCTCCGCAGACTTCCTGCGCAATGCCAGCGCCGTTCGCACGGAATACCGGGAGGAACTGAAGACGGCCGCCGCCGGGGTGACCGAGCCGGAGCTGGTGGTCCATGAGAATACCGGGCCGATGGCAGGCGCCATGATCTTCATCATCGTACTTTTCGGCGTCTTCCTCGCCTGCACCTATCTCTTCCCCTATGAGATGGGATTCGGCGGAAATGAGAGCCACAGGGCCATCCTCACAGGGGTGCTCGGTTTCGGTATGCTCCTGTGCCTTGCCGCTGTCGTCTTCTATCGCCGCCGGGCCGCCCGGCCATTGATGGTTTTCACGCCGGAATTCTTGCGCTCGCCCTGGCTGAGCGAGCCTGTACGGTGGGACGCGGTCAACGGCTATCAGGTCTATGCCTCCACCCGCTTCGCCCTGCAACTTTACCTGGACCCAAACGAGCCTCTGCCCAGCCGGACCCGGTTTTCCTTCTACAACAAGGTCAAGCCGAAGCGCCACATGATCGAGCTGGACGCTATCGGAATCCGCGGCATGAAGGCAGACGCATTCTCGGATCTGGTGGGCCGCTATCTTGTTGCGGCGCATGCGCGGCGGGCGCTCCAGGAGCAGGGCTTGGACGCCGTGGCGGTCGAGGCTTCGCCGCGCACGGCTGGCGAAGGTTTGACCCGTGGTCAGCCTTCGCCCGTTTGA